The Blastocatellia bacterium genomic interval TCATTTTGGAAGCGTTGCGCGTTGATTACCCCTGGGCCAGCGACCGGCTGCACCGCTTTGTCATGGATGGCATGGCCGAGAAAGCGCGGCAACTGGATGGCGCCGGCGTGTTGTATTACCCGTACATCGAACCGGCGCGGGGCGCAGGTCGCGGGCTGCTGGAGGCACTGGCGGCGCGAGCCAGCGTGGTTGTGACCGACGATTTCCCCTGCTTCTTTCTGCCGCGCATGGTGGCGGCAGCAGCCAAGAAAATTCCTATACGGTTGGAGAAAGTTGATTCAAACGGATTGTTGCCTCTGCGAGCGGCTCAGCAAGCCTACCCGACCGCTTTCGCCTTCCGGCGATTTCTACAGCGGAACTTACATCCCCACGTTCATATACCTCCACAAGCCACCCCGCTCGCAGAGGCACCTCTTCCACCAGCGCGACAACTGCCCGATCAGATTCTGCGGCGCTGGCCTCGAGCAGAACCGGCATTGCTTGACGGCGATGAAACAGCGCTCACGACGCTTCCTATCAATCATCGCGTCAAGGCGACCGCAATACGCGGCGGCGAGCAGGCTGCGCGGGCGACATTGCGCCGTTTCCTCGATGAGCGGTTAGCGCAGTACGGGCGATTGCGCAATGAGCCGGAACAGGAGATGACCAGTGGGCTGTCACCCTATTTGCACTTCGGATTCATCTCGGTGCATGAGGTGCTTGACGAGCTGATGCGTCGGGAGCATCAATCGGTTGATCATCTTCCCCTCGGCGGCAATGGGGAGCGAT includes:
- a CDS encoding deoxyribodipyrimidine photolyase; amino-acid sequence: MSTVPDIRIETCNNAPVNGDGEFVLYWMIANRRLRWNFSLQRAVQWARQLNKPLVILEALRVDYPWASDRLHRFVMDGMAEKARQLDGAGVLYYPYIEPARGAGRGLLEALAARASVVVTDDFPCFFLPRMVAAAAKKIPIRLEKVDSNGLLPLRAAQQAYPTAFAFRRFLQRNLHPHVHIPPQATPLAEAPLPPARQLPDQILRRWPRAEPALLDGDETALTTLPINHRVKATAIRGGEQAARATLRRFLDERLAQYGRLRNEPEQEMTSGLSPYLHFGFISVHEVLDELMRREHQSVDHLPLGGNGERYGWWPVSEPAQAFLDELITWRELGYNMCGQRDDYDRYESLPAWAQATLAAHAQDRRPYLYTLEELEAGRTHDPLWNAAQMQLVREGRIHNYLRMLWGKKILQWSPTPQEALAVMIELNNKYALDGRDPNSYSGIFWCLGRYDRPWGPERPIFGTVRYMSSENTARKVSVKRYIQTYAP